The genomic segment TGACTCATTAATTTTGTCCAGTCGCCAAATAATCCAAAATAAATGTGAGAAAACGGTCACACGCAATTTGCTATCTTAGCGATGCTGAGCACATTATATGTCACCAAATGTTACATTTTAACGATGTTGACCGTGCGGTGCATCACAAAAAATCAGATTTCTTGTAGTGATAGCACCATGTGCTGTGCTTTTAACCACAACAGAGGATCTAAATCCAAATTCTATAGTCTCAAAAGTATATGCGTatattcataaattttcatttaaGGACTTTAACTATATGTTTAAATCATGAGAAAACCCATAGCACAATTTGGGAAACTTATTAACTTCTTCTACAATACGTCCTCAAAATTTAACGCAACTAGGAatcacaaaatattattttaactccaaatttcataatatGAAGACTAAAATAAATTGCAATAGTTATTGTGCTACTCTCATTCAAGCCTTATTAACCAGCGGATGACAACCCGATTATGGACGATCTTAGTTCTAATACTTATGTTTAACTCGTCATATTGTGCTCAACATCAACGGCATACAAATATTCAATTCCATAAATGAAAAAAAGTGAACAAAATTGTCTCATGTGTACAACATAAACTTAgaacttatttttaaaaaatgccgCGTATTCAACTCAGAGTAAGTATATACATATTGAGTCTTTATACTTGAATGACCTCACATAAGGAGCCGTGTTCCTTAACCTTGGTTAAGGGCCTCAGATTCGAAACTGctaatataatgaaaataaagcgaaaaaatttaaaatttcattaattccTTTAAATTCAAGTAGCTGATTTTGACATCCCCAATCGTGCTTTCTAAGTCCATTTTCCCTTATGTTTTCTGGGCTTTTTGAAATAGTGAGATGCTGGGCTTATGGGCTTCTATAAATGATTGCATGTTGGCGCAGAACAAGACCACCGTCACTTGTTCGAAGGAATCGGCAGCGCAACACCACAGAAGAAGCGCGACAACAACGCTGGCGTAGGGTTCTGTGGTTTTCAGGAAGAGCGCGACAAAAGCGAGTTGATGAAGGGTTCTGCGGCTGCTTTTCACCTTTACGAACCGtagtttttgttttttggtTATGGAGCCGTGGCTTTATGCCATGATGAATAGAGAAGGAGAAAACTTGGGtgagaaaatatttattctcaGTATTGTTAAATATGTGTGAAATAAATAGGATATAAAAGAGTAATTCGTGCAATAATTCTAGCATAAATAGTAGTGACAGATTCTAATTTATTGGAAATGCCAATTCACAATCCCTAATTTATCGACACCTATACTTCCAAATCTGTTGTCGACATCTAATGATTCTCATTTTGAGCGTGTTGATTCAGAGAACAGGATGGATTTGAGGGATTCAAAAGACAGCGTCAAGGAACCCATGGTTGAGAGCCGTGATATAAAGTCTGAATCGAGGGAATTGCAGCAGAGCGCTAAATGTGATAAATATAACAGCAGAAATGATGATTGTAAAGATGTGAAGCATGAAAAGGATGCTTCTTCTGAACTTAAGGGCGATGCAAAGCTGGATAAGGATGGTAGCAATGAATCTAACAGTCACGTGAGTTGGAACGATTTGAAGGAACAACGACCAAAACTTTACAATGATGCCCCTGGAGGAAATGCAGAGATCTGGCATCCATCTCGTACAAGTTTTCATGGACCAGCTGATACTTCAAAGGAAGGCTTAACTATTGACGGGCGGGACTTTTCTGAAACACGTGAAGCAGTTGGGGAGAACAAGGTTGACATGAAAGTGGATGATATATTCAAAGACAAAGATCGGAAGAGGAAAGAACTGAAGCACCGTGACTGGGTGGAAAGGGACAGAGACAGAAGTGATCGTCGGAACATATTGCAACCTGGTAACAGCGGCAGTGAGAACAAAGTTTCACTTCGGGATGAAAGAGAATCCGAGAGGTGGGGAACCGAAAAGAAAGATCCTCTGAAAGACAAGGATAAACTGAACGAAAGGGACAAGGATCATATAAAGAGGGAGTCATGGAATGTCTCTGAGAAAGAGGCTTCGCATAGTGAGAAACAATTGGTAGATAATTCTGGAAAAGTTGTGGCTGAAGACATTTCAAGTTCAGAGCTACCGAAGAAAGAGACTGACAGGGAAGTAAGAGATAGGAAGAAGGAAAGAGATGCAGATGTAGAATCAGAAAAACCTGATAAACGCAAGTATTATGATAAAGATGCTGAGGAAGGATGCATGGTTTCTGATGTGGTTACCGAAAGGGAAAAAGAAATTTTCATTTCTGGAGTTCATCAGCGAAAAAGGATGCTTCGACCAAGAGGCAGTCCTCAGACAGGAAGCCGTGATCCACGTTTTAGGCCCTGTACCAATGATACTGAAGGGTATGCCTTTCTCATTTTATCTAGTGACATATGGAATCATGAGAATGTGTGTTATATCCTTCTGAATATTTTCTTGTGTTTAGATTGTTATGTTCAGGGTAGACTCAACATTTTACTTAGAGATCTAATTACAAGAACATCCAAATGTGTTGTCTAATAGATTATGGTGATGTGTCGTATCTTCTTAATTAGAAGTTATTCCAGCAAAAAGCACGTGGAGTTACTAGAAAAGCATGTTACAATATTTGTAATCATTTTTCTCGAGTGTCAGTTTTCAATCATAAGAAAACCATCAACATATGTTTTTAATAATCCACGACATGTTTATTATTGGTAGCTACATTAATGAATGTTAAAGCTGTTAGATGCTGTCAATTACTTTCCATTCTTGTAAAGCAGTCAATATATGTGGTGAAAGTCAATGGTTTCATATTTTCACGGATTTTGTTGTGTCACGGCTTTTGGTTGATGCAATGAATTTGTGTGATTTCAAGTCTTTTGGGACGTGACACATTGGATTATCCCAATTTCATGTATCTTACATTATGTAGgcgtataataattattttctagAAATAGAAAGAGACTCATTGAAGGAATACACCTTTATTCTTACAAAAAAAAGAGAGTACCATTCTTAGTGGTTTTAGTTCCATATTGAAGACTATTGCTAATGCTATTAACATATTTCTAGCAGGGTGAACAAAATATAGACATCAAATCAGATTATATTGACCTTATGGCTACCCAAGGTTCTAGTATTCGCCAGGTGCTAGTCAGGCGCCAGACCATCGTCTAGGCTTCCTGGGCGCCGCTTTGCGAATTCcatgtcatcaacataataAGATGAAGTTTGGTGTGCGACAAACCGACAAATTGCATTTCTTGTTGGATTTTGGATTAAAGCCTATAAAAAATTATACTTCATTTCTTTTTTAATTGGGCAAATTAAAAGTCCaaaaaa from the Primulina tabacum isolate GXHZ01 chromosome 16, ASM2559414v2, whole genome shotgun sequence genome contains:
- the LOC142529190 gene encoding uncharacterized protein LOC142529190 — protein: MEPWLYAMMNREGENLENRMDLRDSKDSVKEPMVESRDIKSESRELQQSAKCDKYNSRNDDCKDVKHEKDASSELKGDAKLDKDGSNESNSHVSWNDLKEQRPKLYNDAPGGNAEIWHPSRTSFHGPADTSKEGLTIDGRDFSETREAVGENKVDMKVDDIFKDKDRKRKELKHRDWVERDRDRSDRRNILQPGNSGSENKVSLRDERESERWGTEKKDPLKDKDKLNERDKDHIKRESWNVSEKEASHSEKQLVDNSGKVVAEDISSSELPKKETDREVRDRKKERDADVESEKPDKRKYYDKDAEEGCMVSDVVTEREKEIFISGVHQRKRMLRPRGSPQTGSRDPRFRPCTNDTEGSQGKPDMSCVVYKIGECMQELIRLWKEYESSPADEASQNGPTLEIRIPAEHVTATNRQVRGGQLWGTDVYTVDSDLVAVLMHAGYCRPTASPPPSAAQELRATIRVLPPQDCYISTLRNNVRSRAWGAAIGCSYRVERCCIVKKGGGIIELEPCLTHSSTMEPTLAPVAVERTMTTRAAASNALRQQRFVREVTIQFNLCMEPWLKYSISAVADKGLKKILFTSSRLKKGEVLYLETHSQRYELCFSMEKVVKVPATPYLHGSEAGRTETYNSHHSNGERNVSDGESTTVDVFRWSRCKRSLPQKILQNVGIPLPIEYLEVLEENLEWDDISWSQTGVWIAGKEYALARAHFLSPV